The following proteins come from a genomic window of Companilactobacillus pabuli:
- the metF gene encoding methylenetetrahydrofolate reductase [NAD(P)H], which produces MTETNPTLSFEVFPPNSQVGVDNLTDTLDQLKGLNPSFISVTASNHKLNYEETTINLAKYVKDNLHCHTMVHMPAAYVTKTEVRSILNRLEKMNIHQVLALRGDIVEGYVPEKDFKYASDLTQFIKQEKPDFTVSGACYPEVHPDSKNRIDDIKHLKNKVDSGCDQLITQLFYDNEQFYRFQEECAIADINVPILAGIMPIVNRKQALHVIENCAARLPKKFINILDKYKDNPVSLKEAGIAYAVDQIVDLVTNDVSGVHLYTMNKADTAKHIFKNTASLFHLDGVAE; this is translated from the coding sequence ATGACAGAAACTAATCCTACTTTATCATTTGAAGTCTTCCCTCCTAATTCTCAAGTTGGTGTGGACAATTTGACCGACACTTTGGATCAATTAAAGGGACTGAATCCTAGTTTTATCAGTGTTACTGCTAGCAATCACAAATTAAATTACGAAGAAACAACTATCAATCTCGCCAAATATGTCAAAGACAATTTACATTGCCACACAATGGTCCACATGCCTGCTGCCTATGTCACTAAAACAGAGGTTAGATCAATCTTGAACCGTCTAGAAAAAATGAACATCCACCAAGTTTTAGCTTTGCGTGGCGATATTGTCGAAGGTTACGTTCCTGAAAAAGACTTCAAATATGCTAGCGATTTAACTCAGTTCATCAAACAAGAAAAACCTGATTTCACAGTTTCTGGAGCTTGCTACCCTGAAGTTCATCCTGATTCCAAAAATAGAATCGATGATATCAAACATCTCAAGAACAAAGTCGACTCCGGATGTGATCAATTAATCACTCAATTATTTTATGACAACGAACAGTTCTATCGTTTTCAAGAAGAATGTGCCATTGCCGATATCAACGTCCCTATCTTGGCGGGAATCATGCCCATCGTTAATCGTAAACAGGCCCTCCATGTCATCGAAAACTGTGCTGCCAGATTACCTAAGAAATTTATCAATATTTTGGACAAATACAAAGATAATCCCGTTTCTTTAAAAGAAGCTGGCATCGCTTATGCAGTTGATCAGATTGTTGACTTAGTAACAAATGACGTCTCCGGTGTTCACTTATATACGATGAACAAAGCTGACACTGCTAAACATATTTTTAAAAACACGGCATCCTTATTTCATCTCGACGGTGTTGCCGAATAA
- the metE gene encoding 5-methyltetrahydropteroyltriglutamate--homocysteine S-methyltransferase, whose protein sequence is MTTSIIGFPRIGENRELKFNTEKYWRNEISETELLDFAKGLRLKHWQLIKQAGIDDIPSNDFSFFDTTLDTAYLFNIIPDAAKKLDLSNLDCYFALARGYQGEKGDLKALPMKKWYNTNYHYLVPQFTKTTNIKLNDNKIFNEYQEAKDAGIQTRPVIVGPFTLLSLSEFHDATPTDFVDQLVTAYQEVFEKLSNQGAQWIQLDEPELVKDVTGDKKTLFENIYQKLLQNKANLKILVQTYFGDVRDVYQDLINLNIEGIGLDFHEGRKTAQLVQSGFPDDKILFAGVVNGKNIWRNHYQKTIDLINSLPVKNLVISTSCSLLHVPFTIENETFDPEIKQHFAFAKEKLSELADLQAILDGNTDLIAKNQQLFDQQRVQPNESVKKRVDSLTADSFVRHPNLQERAAIQKQEFQLPLLPTTTIGSFPQTKAVKKIRAQFRHKEISQAEYDEFIANHIKEWLDWQEEIGIDVLVHGEFERNDMVEYFGQNLDGYLFSKNGWVQSYGTRGVKPPIIWGDVARNKPITVKWSKFAQSQTDKIVKGMLTGPVTILNWSFPREDISVKESTIQIALAIQDEVLDLEKNGIKIIQIDEAALREKLPLRKTDWYSEYLDWAIPAFRLVHSKVQPTTQIHTHMCYSEFTDIIPAIQNMDADVISFEASRSNLEILDALQKENFQLQVGPGVYDIHSPRIPSVEEIKTTIHKILQKVPQEKVWINPDCGLKTRGIKEAKASVENLTTAAKEVREELLINDRN, encoded by the coding sequence ATGACAACATCAATTATTGGTTTTCCACGCATTGGTGAAAACCGTGAACTAAAATTCAACACTGAAAAATACTGGCGCAATGAAATTTCTGAAACAGAATTGTTAGATTTTGCCAAAGGATTACGTCTTAAGCATTGGCAATTGATCAAACAAGCCGGTATTGATGACATTCCTAGTAATGATTTTTCATTTTTCGATACAACTTTAGACACTGCCTACCTATTTAATATCATCCCAGACGCTGCCAAAAAACTGGACTTATCAAACCTCGATTGTTACTTCGCATTGGCTCGCGGTTATCAAGGAGAAAAAGGTGACTTAAAGGCTCTTCCCATGAAGAAATGGTACAACACTAACTACCACTATTTAGTACCACAATTCACCAAAACGACCAACATCAAATTAAATGACAATAAAATCTTCAACGAATATCAAGAAGCTAAAGATGCAGGTATTCAAACACGTCCTGTCATCGTCGGTCCCTTCACACTTTTGAGTTTGAGCGAATTTCATGACGCGACACCTACAGATTTTGTCGATCAATTAGTCACTGCTTATCAAGAAGTCTTTGAAAAATTATCCAATCAAGGTGCTCAATGGATTCAATTAGATGAACCAGAATTAGTCAAAGATGTCACAGGTGATAAGAAGACTTTGTTCGAGAATATTTATCAAAAGCTCTTGCAAAATAAAGCTAACCTCAAAATCTTAGTCCAAACCTACTTTGGTGATGTGCGTGATGTTTATCAAGATTTGATCAACTTAAATATTGAAGGTATCGGCTTAGACTTTCACGAAGGACGAAAAACGGCTCAACTAGTTCAAAGTGGCTTTCCAGATGACAAAATTCTTTTTGCTGGAGTTGTTAACGGTAAAAATATCTGGCGCAATCACTATCAAAAGACTATCGATTTGATCAACAGTTTACCTGTTAAAAACCTGGTTATTTCAACTTCTTGTTCACTACTCCACGTACCCTTCACAATTGAAAATGAAACTTTTGATCCAGAAATTAAGCAACATTTCGCTTTTGCTAAAGAAAAATTATCTGAGTTAGCTGACTTGCAAGCAATCCTCGATGGCAACACCGATTTAATTGCCAAAAATCAACAATTGTTTGATCAACAACGTGTTCAACCTAACGAATCAGTTAAAAAACGTGTTGATAGTTTGACCGCTGATTCATTCGTCAGACATCCTAACCTTCAAGAAAGAGCTGCCATCCAAAAACAAGAATTCCAACTTCCACTTTTACCAACGACAACCATCGGATCTTTTCCTCAAACTAAAGCTGTCAAAAAAATCCGTGCCCAGTTCAGACATAAAGAAATTTCTCAAGCAGAATATGACGAATTCATCGCTAATCACATCAAAGAATGGCTAGACTGGCAAGAAGAAATCGGCATCGATGTCCTAGTTCATGGTGAATTTGAACGTAACGACATGGTGGAATACTTCGGTCAAAACCTCGATGGCTACTTATTTAGTAAAAATGGTTGGGTACAATCATACGGAACTCGTGGCGTTAAACCACCAATTATTTGGGGTGACGTGGCTAGAAATAAACCTATCACTGTTAAGTGGTCTAAATTTGCCCAAAGTCAGACTGACAAAATCGTTAAAGGTATGTTGACTGGACCTGTTACAATTTTGAACTGGTCTTTCCCTCGTGAAGATATTTCTGTCAAAGAATCAACTATCCAAATTGCTTTGGCTATCCAGGATGAGGTACTAGATCTCGAGAAAAATGGCATCAAGATTATCCAAATCGACGAAGCTGCTTTAAGAGAAAAATTACCACTTCGTAAAACCGACTGGTATTCTGAATATCTCGATTGGGCTATTCCCGCTTTCCGACTAGTTCACAGCAAGGTTCAACCAACGACACAAATTCACACTCACATGTGCTATTCCGAATTTACTGATATTATTCCAGCCATTCAAAATATGGATGCTGATGTCATTTCATTTGAGGCTTCCCGTTCCAATTTGGAAATCCTCGATGCACTCCAAAAAGAAAACTTTCAACTTCAAGTCGGACCTGGGGTTTACGATATCCACTCACCACGTATTCCATCAGTTGAAGAAATCAAAACTACTATCCACAAAATTTTACAAAAGGTCCCCCAAGAAAAGGTTTGGATCAATCCCGACTGTGGACTAAAAACTCGTGGTATTAAAGAGGCCAAAGCCAGTGTTGAAAATCTCACAACTGCTGCTAAGGAAGTTAGAGAGGAGTTGTTGATAAATGACAGAAACTAA
- a CDS encoding LysR family transcriptional regulator, producing the protein MRIQQLEYLETIVKTGSFNEAAKQLYLTQPSLSNAIKELESEMGIQILLRSKLGVTLTDDGREFMIYARQVLDQVQLLKGRYEKSPVRKQAFSVSAQHYAFVVHAFVELIKTVSADEYQFTLRETETENILTDLSSFKSEIGILYLNNFNRRVLEKLFKEYDLEFTPLFKASPHVFVGRQNPLTKKKRVTLADLADYPYLSYEQGDNNSFYFSEEILSTLDRKKNIKVSDRATIFNLMVGLNGYTISSGIISNKLNDDKIVAIPLDVDDSMTLGWLKHNQLELSPIAKNYLEMLKEHIKGYGFDIIDEKTDHTN; encoded by the coding sequence ATGAGAATTCAACAACTGGAATATCTAGAAACAATTGTCAAAACGGGCTCTTTCAATGAAGCCGCAAAGCAGCTTTATTTGACCCAGCCTAGTCTTTCCAACGCTATTAAAGAATTAGAATCGGAAATGGGGATTCAAATTTTATTGCGCAGTAAATTGGGTGTGACTTTGACCGATGATGGGCGAGAATTCATGATTTATGCTCGACAGGTTTTGGATCAAGTTCAATTATTGAAAGGTCGTTATGAAAAGAGCCCGGTTCGTAAACAAGCCTTTTCGGTGTCAGCTCAACATTACGCCTTTGTTGTCCATGCCTTTGTAGAGTTGATTAAAACCGTCTCGGCAGATGAGTATCAATTTACTTTGCGTGAAACTGAAACGGAAAATATTTTGACTGACTTGTCGAGTTTCAAGAGTGAAATTGGAATTTTGTATTTGAATAACTTCAATAGACGCGTATTAGAAAAGTTGTTTAAAGAATATGACCTAGAGTTCACACCGTTATTCAAAGCTTCGCCACACGTCTTCGTTGGTCGGCAAAATCCTTTGACAAAAAAGAAAAGAGTAACTTTGGCTGATTTAGCAGATTATCCTTATTTATCTTATGAGCAGGGCGACAATAATTCGTTTTATTTTTCAGAAGAAATCTTGAGTACTTTGGATCGTAAGAAAAATATTAAAGTCAGTGATCGAGCTACGATTTTTAATTTGATGGTCGGATTGAACGGCTATACAATCAGTTCTGGAATCATCAGCAATAAATTGAATGATGACAAGATTGTAGCAATTCCTTTAGATGTCGATGATTCAATGACGTTAGGTTGGTTAAAACACAACCAATTGGAGCTCAGTCCGATTGCTAAAAATTATTTAGAGATGTTGAAAGAACATATTAAAGGTTATGGCTTTGATATTATAGATGAAAAAACAGATCACACAAATTGA
- a CDS encoding GNAT family N-acetyltransferase: MKIRPIQASDNQAIKHILQADLKAAHLDIPGTAYFDKNLDTLSQFYEKARRDYFVVVDDFQEVVGGAGFAEFDLEKNIAELQKLYLSKAAQGHHLSYQLISLVEQAAKKAGYDKLYLETHHNLKAAIHVYHKAGFTKLAGPIEESLHSGAMDGFFIKSLN; the protein is encoded by the coding sequence ATGAAAATTCGTCCAATTCAAGCCAGTGATAATCAGGCTATTAAGCATATTTTACAAGCAGATCTAAAAGCTGCTCACTTAGACATTCCCGGTACAGCTTACTTTGACAAAAATCTCGATACTCTTAGTCAATTTTATGAAAAAGCTCGGCGTGATTATTTCGTTGTCGTTGACGATTTTCAAGAAGTAGTTGGTGGCGCTGGATTTGCTGAATTTGACCTTGAGAAAAATATTGCTGAATTGCAAAAACTCTACCTATCTAAAGCTGCCCAAGGTCACCACCTGAGTTATCAATTAATTTCTTTAGTCGAACAGGCTGCTAAAAAAGCTGGCTACGATAAATTATATCTAGAGACTCATCACAATTTAAAAGCAGCCATACACGTCTATCACAAAGCTGGCTTTACCAAATTAGCTGGACCAATTGAAGAGAGTTTGCATAGCGGCGCTATGGATGGCTTTTTTATTAAATCGCTAAATTAA
- a CDS encoding CatA-like O-acetyltransferase — MEFTKIDLDTWTRKEVFNHFIEQKTTYNMTSNVSITKAVKFAKDNNYDFYPLFIYSIVRVINSNYLYRMDFNEQGELGYYDSSVPFYSIFDSRTELSSHIDTPDAYTFAEFDRDYLSDVKKYRGTGKLFPKQPVPKNVVNISMIPWVNYTGFNLNSSNKDNYLLPTVTAGRFERTGDEIKLPVTFQIHHAVCDGYHASQFFIKLQDILNNVDEL, encoded by the coding sequence ATGGAATTCACGAAAATTGATTTAGATACTTGGACTCGCAAAGAAGTGTTCAACCATTTTATTGAACAAAAAACTACTTATAACATGACTAGCAACGTTTCCATCACTAAGGCGGTTAAATTTGCTAAAGATAATAACTATGACTTTTATCCATTATTTATTTATTCAATTGTCAGAGTAATTAATTCAAACTATCTTTATCGCATGGATTTCAATGAACAAGGCGAATTAGGTTATTACGACAGTAGTGTGCCATTTTATTCGATTTTTGATAGTCGAACAGAATTGTCCTCTCATATCGACACACCAGATGCTTATACATTTGCGGAATTTGATCGTGACTATTTGAGTGATGTTAAGAAGTACCGTGGTACTGGTAAATTGTTCCCTAAACAACCTGTTCCAAAAAATGTAGTCAATATTTCGATGATTCCCTGGGTTAATTACACTGGATTTAATCTTAATAGCAGTAATAAGGATAATTATTTACTACCAACTGTAACAGCAGGGAGATTCGAAAGAACTGGCGATGAAATCAAGTTGCCAGTCACTTTCCAAATTCATCATGCTGTTTGTGATGGCTATCATGCTTCACAATTCTTTATTAAATTACAAGATATTTTGAATAATGTTGATGAATTGTAA
- a CDS encoding MFS transporter: MSRNRKILVTFALVLSNMMAGLDATIINTALPAIISDLHGIQYMGWIVAIFLLGMAVSTPLWSKFGEKKGNKVAYITATIVFMIGALFQGLAPNIIWFITARCVMGIGAGGMNTIPFIIYSQIFKNIKRRSQVIGIASAGFSGTSIVGPLIGGWIVDTFSWHWVFYINLPLALLSITIVSIFFKIKEQLNQAKVDYRGAILMVLGLTSFLIGIQLLGVSSIYAVLAFIVIGALLIYWMSRVENKVEDPIVPNRLFKNEKLVIDLILFALLWGSFVAFNIYIPMWAQGIMGLSALIGGMTQIPGAIANFIGSELEPLIQRKMSRYAIIAIGTALFFISFAGLYWASQTASYTFLLIMGVFEGFGVGICFNALLIAVQFDVESRDVPISTSFAYLVRILSQTFMSSIYGVILNLALIKGVKESSGHITMAMMNKLSNAAVAKELPKAYIPEMKNIFFHGIHNIMLTALILIILVIIILGYLFRREAIKKHQVKVN, encoded by the coding sequence ATGAGTAGGAATCGCAAAATATTAGTTACTTTTGCATTAGTTTTATCCAATATGATGGCGGGACTAGATGCAACGATTATTAATACCGCTTTGCCAGCCATTATCAGTGATTTGCATGGGATTCAATATATGGGTTGGATCGTTGCTATTTTCCTATTAGGGATGGCCGTTTCAACACCGTTATGGAGTAAATTTGGCGAAAAGAAGGGTAATAAAGTCGCCTATATTACTGCAACAATAGTTTTCATGATTGGAGCTTTGTTTCAAGGATTAGCTCCCAATATTATTTGGTTTATTACCGCTAGATGTGTCATGGGGATTGGCGCTGGAGGAATGAACACGATTCCTTTCATCATTTATTCGCAGATATTTAAAAACATCAAACGTCGTTCCCAAGTTATCGGAATTGCTTCAGCCGGATTCAGTGGAACCTCGATTGTTGGGCCTTTGATTGGTGGTTGGATTGTTGATACATTTAGTTGGCACTGGGTCTTCTACATTAATTTGCCTTTAGCTTTGTTATCAATCACAATCGTATCTATCTTCTTCAAGATCAAAGAGCAATTGAATCAAGCCAAAGTCGATTACCGTGGTGCTATTTTAATGGTATTAGGTTTAACATCATTTTTGATAGGAATTCAATTGCTAGGAGTTTCTTCTATTTATGCCGTATTAGCATTCATCGTTATCGGAGCGTTATTGATTTATTGGATGTCACGCGTTGAAAATAAAGTCGAGGATCCAATTGTTCCTAATCGTTTATTCAAAAATGAAAAGCTAGTAATTGATTTGATTTTGTTTGCTCTACTGTGGGGATCATTTGTGGCTTTTAATATCTACATTCCAATGTGGGCTCAAGGAATTATGGGCTTGAGCGCCTTAATTGGAGGAATGACACAGATTCCTGGGGCAATTGCTAATTTTATCGGATCAGAATTAGAGCCATTGATTCAAAGAAAAATGAGTCGTTATGCAATTATAGCTATTGGGACAGCTTTATTCTTCATTTCCTTTGCTGGATTGTACTGGGCTAGTCAAACCGCTAGTTATACATTCTTATTGATCATGGGTGTGTTCGAAGGTTTTGGTGTCGGAATTTGTTTCAATGCCTTGTTGATTGCCGTACAATTTGATGTCGAAAGTCGAGATGTTCCTATTTCAACTTCATTTGCTTACTTAGTTAGAATTTTGAGTCAAACCTTCATGTCATCGATTTATGGTGTTATCTTGAACCTTGCTCTAATTAAGGGTGTCAAAGAGAGTAGCGGTCACATAACGATGGCTATGATGAATAAGTTGAGTAACGCTGCGGTTGCTAAAGAATTGCCTAAAGCTTATATTCCTGAAATGAAAAATATTTTCTTCCACGGAATTCATAATATTATGCTGACAGCACTTATTTTGATTATTTTAGTTATTATCATTTTAGGCTACTTATTTAGAAGAGAAGCTATTAAGAAACATCAAGTTAAAGTAAATTAA
- a CDS encoding DUF262 domain-containing protein — translation MSTLVDIPIPSRFRIGELFQNNNFMVPLYQRNYAWQNSEIVDFWEDLLDLVEDKRNSHFFGQIVTYKNESGSQEIIDGQQRLTTSTIFMAAIRDIAQKMYADNFKGSQDESNLELGDSLRDIKREVNKTIRGMNGEESSLMVQQNSKNKEQNVQTFFFALTHSDIKVRDEKTNSEPKKNMQHAYKDITQWINSYLKQYKQLNERISKLQLIFDSFFSNFYIVMISAPSRKDAFTIFETLNSRGKDLMASDIIKNHLMSLMGEDIQEGNEKWNKLTEKLDNNSNRITRFIRTYWASKKRIVPESKLYREVSAEVNNLNEARTFLDDLDKLVDLYTVLESPTSPKAHYDFFENKQVIQGIDILNRLNVKLYYPIVMAMYYNNYSEDGMLKVITKITSVFIRHRTIINDGTNKLETGFSDIARKIWNLELKNIEDINLELNKKLLPSSEATKASFTVLKKSGGQRGAKKWTLVYLLSELYGTEYGDFEDGYYSSVFNDDDYRLVQISLDPELGDHREFVGNWVLIEKGLSKNDFKNEAELADKLAKSKLLGNKKLAQVLNSGKWSKENIVKRQKNFADDATVIW, via the coding sequence ATGAGTACATTAGTTGATATACCAATACCATCAAGATTTAGAATTGGGGAATTGTTTCAAAATAACAATTTTATGGTGCCGCTTTATCAAAGAAACTATGCTTGGCAAAATAGTGAAATTGTTGATTTTTGGGAAGATTTATTAGACCTAGTAGAAGATAAAAGAAATAGTCACTTTTTTGGTCAAATCGTAACATATAAAAATGAATCTGGTAGTCAAGAAATAATCGACGGACAACAACGTTTGACGACTAGTACTATTTTTATGGCAGCCATTCGTGATATTGCTCAAAAAATGTATGCTGATAACTTTAAAGGTTCTCAAGATGAATCAAACTTGGAACTTGGTGATTCTTTACGTGATATCAAGCGTGAGGTAAACAAGACTATTCGTGGTATGAATGGTGAGGAATCATCCTTAATGGTCCAACAAAACTCTAAAAATAAAGAACAAAATGTCCAAACATTTTTCTTTGCTTTGACACATTCTGATATCAAAGTTCGTGATGAAAAGACTAATTCTGAACCTAAAAAGAATATGCAACACGCTTATAAGGACATTACTCAGTGGATCAATTCTTATTTGAAACAGTATAAGCAATTAAATGAAAGAATTTCCAAGTTACAATTGATTTTTGATTCATTTTTCAGCAATTTTTATATTGTTATGATTTCTGCTCCAAGTAGAAAGGATGCTTTCACTATTTTTGAGACTTTGAATAGTCGTGGTAAAGATTTGATGGCGTCCGATATTATTAAAAATCATTTGATGTCTTTGATGGGTGAGGATATTCAAGAAGGTAATGAAAAATGGAATAAGTTAACTGAAAAATTAGACAATAACAGCAATCGTATCACTCGTTTTATCAGAACTTATTGGGCTTCGAAGAAACGTATCGTACCTGAATCAAAGCTTTATCGAGAAGTTAGTGCGGAGGTCAATAACCTCAATGAAGCACGGACTTTCTTGGATGATTTGGATAAATTAGTTGATTTGTACACTGTTTTGGAATCACCAACTAGTCCTAAAGCTCATTATGATTTTTTTGAAAACAAACAAGTGATTCAAGGTATCGATATTCTAAATCGTTTGAACGTTAAATTGTATTATCCAATCGTTATGGCGATGTATTACAACAATTACAGTGAAGACGGAATGTTGAAAGTAATTACGAAGATAACTTCTGTATTCATTCGTCATCGTACTATTATTAATGATGGTACAAATAAATTAGAGACTGGTTTTTCGGATATTGCCCGCAAGATTTGGAATTTGGAATTGAAGAATATTGAAGATATCAATCTAGAGCTCAATAAGAAGCTTTTGCCATCTTCAGAAGCTACCAAGGCTAGTTTTACAGTATTGAAAAAGTCTGGTGGTCAACGTGGCGCAAAAAAGTGGACGTTGGTCTACCTCTTGTCAGAACTATATGGAACCGAATATGGGGACTTCGAAGACGGTTATTATAGCAGCGTCTTCAATGATGATGACTATCGTCTAGTTCAAATTAGTTTAGATCCAGAACTCGGTGATCATCGAGAATTCGTTGGTAATTGGGTCTTGATTGAAAAAGGTTTGAGTAAAAATGATTTCAAAAATGAGGCCGAATTAGCTGATAAATTGGCTAAATCAAAACTTCTAGGAAATAAAAAACTTGCTCAAGTATTGAACTCAGGCAAGTGGTCAAAAGAAAATATTGTTAAACGCCAAAAGAACTTTGCTGATGATGCAACAGTAATTTGGTAA
- a CDS encoding sulfite exporter TauE/SafE family protein gives MSFILLVILGIVIGTIVIALGGGGAAFYLGVLTAFFNLAPASAAATSIVTALPSLVIGTIIYIKQGRVNFHYGNQMLISALPAVIVGALVAPFIPQLIYTWLIAIILTALGIQIIIKQRSTSTKNKTHGKFAAAMYGVLSGLMVGIAGLSGGGPILAGLLILGLDTFNATATSSYVLVGMSFLGSIMHMTNGSIYWQAGIPLIIGAIVGAFIAPLLVNKLAKSKRAYLVQYFIAILLIFMGIKTLF, from the coding sequence ATGTCTTTTATTCTTCTAGTTATTTTAGGTATCGTCATTGGGACTATCGTTATAGCGCTGGGTGGTGGTGGAGCTGCCTTTTATCTAGGTGTCTTAACTGCTTTCTTTAATTTAGCCCCCGCCTCTGCAGCCGCCACATCTATCGTCACTGCCTTACCATCGCTAGTAATTGGAACTATCATTTATATCAAACAAGGACGAGTTAATTTCCATTATGGAAACCAGATGTTAATATCTGCCCTTCCTGCAGTTATTGTCGGGGCTTTGGTTGCGCCATTTATTCCTCAATTAATCTATACTTGGCTGATTGCTATTATTTTAACTGCATTAGGAATTCAAATAATTATTAAACAAAGAAGTACATCTACCAAAAACAAGACCCACGGAAAATTTGCAGCAGCAATGTACGGTGTTCTCAGTGGTTTAATGGTTGGAATCGCTGGCTTAAGTGGTGGCGGCCCAATTCTAGCTGGGTTACTAATTCTAGGATTAGACACTTTCAATGCCACTGCTACTTCTTCATACGTTTTAGTGGGAATGAGTTTCTTAGGTTCCATCATGCATATGACTAATGGAAGTATTTATTGGCAAGCCGGCATTCCTCTAATAATCGGTGCTATCGTTGGAGCTTTCATTGCACCACTGTTAGTCAATAAATTAGCTAAAAGTAAACGAGCTTATTTGGTCCAATACTTTATTGCTATTTTACTGATCTTCATGGGGATTAAAACTCTCTTCTAA
- a CDS encoding TetR/AcrR family transcriptional regulator: MTSRTLSKEKIIVTAIDLINDQENLTFTNLSKRLGTRSQAIYNYYPDVLAVKVAVAIAFYQDLATRLQVDLLGLSGKQAVKAFCNVSVQYALSKYPVTQQILSIPSGKINDEELDKNSLMVHGIMLKLLDPIESDEKKQLVLARMLRNLIDGEIIHVGNGRFNNKLISHRDSFDQMLNIVLENY, encoded by the coding sequence TTGACATCAAGAACTCTGTCTAAAGAAAAAATAATTGTTACAGCAATCGATTTGATCAATGATCAGGAGAATTTAACCTTTACTAATTTAAGTAAAAGATTAGGGACTAGATCACAAGCAATTTACAACTATTATCCTGATGTATTAGCCGTAAAGGTTGCAGTCGCCATAGCATTTTATCAGGATTTAGCTACAAGGTTGCAAGTGGATTTACTAGGATTGTCCGGTAAACAAGCTGTAAAAGCCTTCTGTAATGTCAGCGTGCAATATGCTTTGAGTAAATATCCAGTTACTCAACAAATTTTAAGTATTCCTTCAGGAAAAATTAATGATGAAGAATTAGATAAAAATTCTTTGATGGTTCATGGAATTATGTTGAAATTGTTGGATCCTATTGAATCAGATGAAAAGAAGCAGTTAGTATTAGCCAGAATGTTACGTAATTTAATTGACGGTGAAATCATTCATGTTGGTAATGGTCGTTTCAACAATAAGTTGATTTCTCATCGAGATAGTTTTGATCAAATGTTGAATATCGTTTTAGAAAACTACTAA
- a CDS encoding M57 family metalloprotease, with protein MSKNSWIAWLIVLAGIFAVVQIKPQIVPQVKSELQSANNQIQPYVYLIKANIEKKLSGQRETTTEKQVGKATTPTEEPLQGMTTSKTYYYHFKDNVPQSARQVFEYAVEQYNKTGIVNLIPGKADSDQNSVTFFIYHKKIENVMSSSVELGNGGPSALQLNDYAINTSRAGLNLTYPTLSVKKSVAMHELGHALGLAHSSYTNSVMYPVDQGVYQLSEADLNGLKSIYK; from the coding sequence ATGAGTAAAAATTCATGGATTGCTTGGTTGATTGTTTTAGCTGGTATATTTGCTGTCGTTCAAATCAAGCCCCAGATTGTTCCACAAGTCAAAAGTGAGCTGCAATCGGCGAACAATCAAATTCAACCATACGTTTATTTAATTAAAGCTAACATTGAAAAAAAGCTATCTGGTCAAAGGGAAACTACTACTGAAAAGCAAGTTGGCAAAGCTACCACTCCTACTGAAGAACCACTTCAGGGTATGACAACTTCTAAGACTTACTATTATCACTTCAAAGACAACGTTCCTCAATCAGCACGCCAAGTATTTGAGTACGCTGTTGAGCAATATAACAAAACTGGTATCGTCAACTTGATTCCTGGTAAAGCTGATTCTGATCAAAATAGTGTGACTTTCTTCATTTATCACAAGAAGATTGAAAACGTCATGTCTAGCTCAGTTGAATTAGGAAACGGTGGTCCTTCTGCCTTACAATTAAATGACTACGCCATCAATACTAGTCGGGCCGGATTGAATTTGACTTACCCAACTCTATCAGTCAAAAAATCCGTTGCTATGCATGAATTAGGTCACGCTTTGGGCTTAGCTCATAGTTCTTATACTAATTCAGTTATGTATCCAGTTGATCAAGGTGTTTATCAATTATCCGAGGCCGATTTAAATGGACTAAAAAGTATTTATAAATAG